The Desulfobaccales bacterium DNA segment CGCCCCCCTCCCCAACCCCATAAGGGGTTGGGGGTGGGGTTTGGGGAGGGGGCAGGGGTTGTCAACCCCTGGCCCCCTCCCCAAACTTCATCACTGGAGAGAAACATGCTCAAACCGCAGACGATCACGCAAAAAATCCTGGCGGCGCATTGCGGCCGGGAGTATGTGGCGCCGGGGGAGTTGATTTTGGCCCAGGTGGACATTGCCCTGGGGAATGACATTACCGCGCCCATTGCCATTCGGGAGTTTCGGGAGTCGGGGGCGACCCGGGTCTTTGATCCGGAGCGGGTGGTGTTGGTGGCGGATCATTTTGCCCCCAACAAGGACATCCCCTCGGCCATTCAGTGTCAGACGCTGAGGGAGTTCGCCCGGGAGCAGGGCCTGAAGCATTTCTATGACGGCGGCGAGATGGGGGTGGAGCACGCCCTGTTGCCGGAGAAGGGCATTGTGGTGCCGGGGGATGTGATCATCGGGGCGGACAGTCACACTTGCACCTATGGCGCCTTGGGGGCCTTTGCCACCGGGGTGGGCTCCACGGACCTGGCCGCGGCCATGATCACCGGCGAGGCCTGGTTCAAGGTGCCGGAGTCCATCCGGCTGGAGTATGTCGGCGTCTGCTCGCCCTGGGTGACGGGCAAGGACCTGATCCTGCACACCATCGGCGATTTGGGGGTGGACGGGGCCCGCTACATGGCCATGGAGTTTGTGGGCCCGGCCATCGCCGCCCTCAACATGGCGGAGCGCTTCTCCATGGCCAACATGGCAGTGGAGGCGGGGGCCAAAAACGGCATCATGGCGGTGGATGACATCACCCTGGCTTACGTCAAGGAGCGGGCTCTGAGGCCGTATCGGGTATATGAGAGCGATGCCGGGGCGCCGTATGCCCTGAGCCGCACCTATGACGTCAGCAAGCTGGAGCCCCTGGTGGCCTACCCGCCCTCGCCGGAGAATGTGCATCCGGTCTCCGAGGCCCAGGCCCAGGGCATCCGCATTGACCAGGCGGTCATCGGCTCCTGCACCAACGGGCGCCTGGAGGATCTCCGGCTGGCGGCCCGGGTGTTGCAGGGGCGGAAGGTGGCCCGGGACGTGCGTCTCATCGTCATCCCGGCCACCCCCCTCATCTACCGCCAGGCCCTGGAGGAGGGGTTGCTGGCTATTTTCCTGGAGGCCGGGGCGGTCATCAGTCCGCCCACCTGCGGTCCCTGCCTGGGAGGCCATATGGGCATTCTGGCGCCCGGGGAGGTGGCCATCGCCACCACCAACCGCAACTTCACCGGCCGCATGGGGCATCCCACCTCCCAGGTCTATCTGGCCAACCCGGCGGTGACCGCGGCCTCGTCGGTGACCGGCCGCATCACCTCGCCTGCCGCCTTGTAGCGCCGGCCCATTTTTTCCTTTGGGGGAAAATTTTTCCCCGTGCTATAATAGGTGCCATCGGGAAGGAGGCAAAATCGGCCTCTTTCCCGGGATGGCTGCCACACTGTTCCTTCCCCAATCATGGCCTGAGCTGGAATCTGCCTGCCGTGCCCCTCAGGGCACGCCTTTTGCTAAAAATGGGGCAACTCTTACCCCGGCCGCACCTTGAGGACTTGAGGGAAGCCGGAAGCCGGCGAGGCGGGCATGAAGATCCGGGTTCTGTGGGTCATGGCAGCCGTGTGCGCAGTGGTGATGGGAGGATGTGCCGAGCTGGGAGGCACCTCCTCCGGCACCAATAAACTGCTCACCGGTCATCTCCTGGAAACCACCACTACCTCCGGCCATGTGCTCCGGCTCATGGCCCAGGAGCTGGAAGGCTGGGACGACTACGACCGCAATCCCCGCAAAGGGAACGGTGACGCCTGCATCCTCAAGGCCGAAGCCCGGTTCTGAGCTGCCACCGGAAGTGCAGGGGGGAAAGGGGGGAGAAGCTCCGGCTTTTCCCCTTCTAGGGCCATCGAGGAATTTTTCTCCTGGGAAACACCAAAGGAGAAATGTCTTTTTCCCGCTTAATACCGAGACCCTCAGCCCATCGTTCCATGAAAATCCTATCAGAGCACAGGGATGAGTCCCGGGAGGCGAAAGGGGCCTCGACCCTTGGCGCCCATCTTCAAAGCCTGGGTCCATCTTTCTAGAGTCTAGACTTGCCGTGGAAAAAAGACTCAGAGAGAAATCGCGGGGCGTCGTCGGGCGAAAAGTGATGGGGTCGTGAAGGAAATTACCCAGGCTTCAGAGCAGCTTTTGCAGTTTGACTGAGAAAGCCTTTGAGGTTCTGCCAACCTATTCTCAGATTAGACACCGCCGGGCCCGCACCACCCGCTGAACCCCCTGATAGTCCCGCAAAATGGTGATGGCCTCGTAGGCGCGGGTCTCTGTCAGCAAAGCCCGCACCGCCTCGGCCTGCCCCTGGCCCACCTCCAGGGCCAGCCAGCCTCCCGGTGCCAGGAAATGATGCGCCTTTTGGCAGAAGGGCCTAAGGAGCGCCAAGCCGTCCTCACCCCCCCACAAAGCCTCCCGGGGCTCATATTGCCGCACCTCCACCGGCAGACTCTCCCAATCCTTCGCCGGGATATACGGCAGGTTGGCCGCCACGGCCTGAAAATGGGGGCCGGGCCTGAGGGCCTGAACTAAATTCCCCTGAAGGAACTGCACCCGCTCCGCCACCCTCAGGCGGCGGGCGTTGGTGCGCGCCACCTTGAGGGCTTCGGCGGAGAGTTCCACCCCCAGCCAGCGCCAGTGGGGCAGCTCCCGGGCCAAGGCAATGATCACTGCGCCGGAGCCCACCCCCACCTCCAGACCCAGGGGCGGGGCGCCACCTTCAGGGGGGCCTGCCTCTGGAGCAATGCTGCCCCTGTCCGGCGGCGCCGTGTTTTTCAGCACCTCCAGCAGGCTCTCCACCAGAAGCTCCGTCTCCGGCCGGGGGATGAGGGTGGCGGGGCTGACCAGAAAATCCAGGGACCAGAATTCCTTGTGGCCGGTGAGATAGGCGGTGGGCTCGCCCTGCACCCGCCGGCGGATGAGGGCCTTGTAGGCCGCCAGCTCCTCGGCGGTGAGGGGCTGGTCATGGCGCAGGTAAAGCTCCAGGCGGCTTACGCCCAGGACATGGGCCAGCAACACCTCGGCGGAGGCCCGGGGCTCGGAGACCCCCTTGTCCTGGAAATAACGGGTGGTCCACTTCAGCACCGCCAGGATGGTCCAGGTGGGGGGCGCCGCCATTTACGCCTGTTTCAGCGCCTCGGTGCGGTAGTGGGTGATGAGGGCCTGAAGGAGCTCGTCCAGGTCGCCCTCCATGATGTCGGAGAGGCGATATAAGGTGAGGCCGATGCGGTGATCCGTGAGGCGCCCCTGGGGGAAGTTGTAGGTGCGGATGCGTTCGCTGCGATCGCCGCTTCCCACCTGGCTTTTGCGCTCCTGGGCGATGCGGGCCTGCTGCTCCTGCACCTTCAGGTCCAGCAACCGGGCCCGGAGCACCTTCAGGGCCTTGGCCTTGTTTTTGTGCTGGGATTTCTCGTCCTGGCAGGTGACCACCAGGCCGGTGGGCAGGTGCGTCACCCGCACCGCCGAGTCCGTGGTGTTCACTGACTGGCCGCCGGGCCCGGAAGAGCGAAAGACGTCAATGCGCAGCTCCTCGGGGCTGATCTGCACGTCCACCTCTTCCGCCTCCGGCAGGATGGCGACGGTGACCGCGGAGGTGTGGATGCGGCCCTGGGACTCGGTCTCCGGCACCCGCTGCACCCGGTGGGTGCCGCTCTCATATTTGAGCTGGCTGTACACCCGGTCCCCGGAGATGGCGGCGATGATTTCCTTGAAGCCCCCGAGACCGGTGGGGGAATGGCTCAGCACCTCCAGCTTCCAGCCCCGGCGCTCCGCCAGGCGGCTGTACATGCGGAAGAGGTCGGCGGCAAAGAGGCAGGCCTCCTCACCGCCGGTGCCGGCCCGGATCTCCAGGATGACATTTTTTTCATCGTTGGGATCTTTGGGGAGCAGGAGAAATTTCAGCTCCTCCTCCAGGGCCTGGACCTGCTCCCGTAAGGTCTGAATCTCCTCCCGGGCCAGGGCCTTGAGCTCCTCGTCGGTCTCCTCCTTGAGGAGGGTCTGGCTGTCGGCCAGCTCCTTCTGCAACTGGCGGTAGCGCCGGAAGGCCTGCACCAGGGGCGTGAGCTCCGCATGCTCCTTGCTGAGGCGCAGGTATTCCTCCTGCTGGCGCAACACCTCCGGGTCCGCCAGGCGGGTTTCCAGGCTGAGATATTGCTGTTCCAGGTTTTCCAGTCGGTCAGTCAACATATCTTAAGGGCACTTTTTCCTTTATTTTAGCACAAAAGAAAGGGAATCACCCAGTCCGGGCGGTTGAAGAATTCGGGAAGGTTGAGATGTGCGTGATTGAATCGCCCAAGGCGATGACTGTTGTTTAAGGCAGGGTCATGAAAGGGGCTCCAGGGAGGCAGCGGGGGCCACCGCTCAGTCAGCGGCCAGGCGGCGGATGATGGGAGGAATGGTGGCGGTGGCCAGATGGGGCAGGGAACCGCCCCCCAGGACCACCTGCAAGGGGAGATTCAGCTCCCGGGCGGTGAAGCACATGAGGTCGGCGATCTCCAGAAAAGCCGCCTCACTTAAGCCCAGGGCGCCGTAGTCCTCGGCGTGGGTGTCAAAGCCGTAATACCAGACCAAGAGATCGGGCTTGAAGGCGGCGACGCGGGGGAGCTCCCGGCGCACTGCGTCCACATAGGCCTTATCCACCCCGGGCTGCCAGGCCAGAGCATACACGTTCACATCCACCTTGGTGCCGTCGGGGCTGACGTAATCTGTGCCGCAGAAGCACACGTGCAGGACCTCCGGGTCCTCGGTCACCAGCTGGCGGGTGCCGTCGCCGTGGTGGGCGTCGGTGTCGTAAATGGCAAAGCGGCGCCAGGGGCTGATCTCCCTGACCCGGGTGAGGGCGATGACCACATCGTTGAAACAGCACGCACCCCAGAAATGCCGGTAGCCGGCATGGTGGCCGCCGGCGCCGATGAAGCAGAAGGCCCGGTCCAGTTCACCCCTGGCCAGGGCCTCCATGGCCGCCACCACGCCGCCCACGGACTCATAGGCGGTGGCGCACAGACTGTCCCGGGCCACCAGCCGGGGCATGTCCGGGGCGTGCACCTTGAGGATGAGCTCCTCCGAGGCCCGGGGGCACTGAAAGAGCTGCACCCCGGGGAGTTTCAGGACCTCCTCCAGGGCCTCGGGGAAGTCCCTGAGACGGTTGCCCACCGTGAGGTAGCTTTTGCGGCTGAAGCTGGGGTGGTAGAAAATGCCGACCCGGGGCATCGTCAGCCTCAGGATTTGGGGTCCGTTTCCGGGGGCCCTTCCCCCAAAATAGCTTCCCAGGTGGAGTACTTGGGGAAATAGACCCAGAAGTAAAGGAGCGAGACGGCAAAGAAGACGTAAAAATCAAGGGGTTTGCCGGTGAGGAGAAAAAGCATCAGGCCGAAGACGGCCACCAGCTCCGCCAGGGCATAGGCAAAAAACGTGGCAACTGGCAATAGTTCCCGGTTGCGGGCCACGATGCGGCGCTGCCCGAACATGATAACGAAGTAGATCACTCCGGCGATGCCCAGCAACACGTGGCGGAGAGACTCGGAGAACTGGGGGGTGAAATCCCCGAAGCCGGTAAAGGGATCCAGGACCCGCCTAAGCACCTCCACCACCACGGCATAGGCAAAGACCGAGGCGATCATGGCCAGACCGATGAAGTTGGCCACCAGATAGCGGGCCTTCAAGGGCGTCAGCGGACCTTTTTCTTTTACCATAATCTTGGAGTTCAATTTGGGGAGAGGGCAGGGGCCGACGGCCCCTGCCCTCTCCCCAAACCCCTCTCCCAACCCCGTAAAGGGGGTGGGGAGGGGAGCGTGAGGGGAGGGCGGGGGAGCCACTGCTCCCCCGGCCTTCCCCTCACCGTCTCAGTCCCCGAAGCGTTCGCCGGGTTTGGGGTCCAGGGCCTTGATGAACTCCTCGGCCTTGACCTTGCCCAGGGCCTGGGTGCGGAAGCGGGTGATGCGCACTGCCCCGCCCTGAACCGCCACCGTCACTCCCAGATCCGGGTGCACCTCCAGGATCTCCCCCGGCGGCGACTGGTGTTCCAGGTCATCCAGAAAGCGGGCATTATACAATTTCACCTTTTCGCCCCGGAAGGTGGTGGTGGCCCCGGGCTGAGGGTCGCAGCCCCGGATGAAGTTGAAGACCTGGCGGCCGGGTTTGTTCCAGTCCAGGCCGGCCACCCGCTCGTCGCAAGGCGGGTCGTAGGTGGCCTGGGAGTGATCCTGGGGGATGCGGGGGGCATTGCCCTGGGCGATGAGCTCCACCGCCTCGATGACCGCCTCCACCCCCATAGGATAGAGTTTGTTGAAATAGAGCTCGCCGGTGGTCTCCTGGGGACCGATCTCCACCTCTTTCTGGAGGAGGATATCGCCGGTGTCGATGCCTTCATCCACCCAGAA contains these protein-coding regions:
- the leuC gene encoding 3-isopropylmalate dehydratase large subunit, yielding MLKPQTITQKILAAHCGREYVAPGELILAQVDIALGNDITAPIAIREFRESGATRVFDPERVVLVADHFAPNKDIPSAIQCQTLREFAREQGLKHFYDGGEMGVEHALLPEKGIVVPGDVIIGADSHTCTYGALGAFATGVGSTDLAAAMITGEAWFKVPESIRLEYVGVCSPWVTGKDLILHTIGDLGVDGARYMAMEFVGPAIAALNMAERFSMANMAVEAGAKNGIMAVDDITLAYVKERALRPYRVYESDAGAPYALSRTYDVSKLEPLVAYPPSPENVHPVSEAQAQGIRIDQAVIGSCTNGRLEDLRLAARVLQGRKVARDVRLIVIPATPLIYRQALEEGLLAIFLEAGAVISPPTCGPCLGGHMGILAPGEVAIATTNRNFTGRMGHPTSQVYLANPAVTAASSVTGRITSPAAL
- the prmC gene encoding peptide chain release factor N(5)-glutamine methyltransferase, translated to MAAPPTWTILAVLKWTTRYFQDKGVSEPRASAEVLLAHVLGVSRLELYLRHDQPLTAEELAAYKALIRRRVQGEPTAYLTGHKEFWSLDFLVSPATLIPRPETELLVESLLEVLKNTAPPDRGSIAPEAGPPEGGAPPLGLEVGVGSGAVIIALARELPHWRWLGVELSAEALKVARTNARRLRVAERVQFLQGNLVQALRPGPHFQAVAANLPYIPAKDWESLPVEVRQYEPREALWGGEDGLALLRPFCQKAHHFLAPGGWLALEVGQGQAEAVRALLTETRAYEAITILRDYQGVQRVVRARRCLI
- the prfA gene encoding peptide chain release factor 1, translated to MLTDRLENLEQQYLSLETRLADPEVLRQQEEYLRLSKEHAELTPLVQAFRRYRQLQKELADSQTLLKEETDEELKALAREEIQTLREQVQALEEELKFLLLPKDPNDEKNVILEIRAGTGGEEACLFAADLFRMYSRLAERRGWKLEVLSHSPTGLGGFKEIIAAISGDRVYSQLKYESGTHRVQRVPETESQGRIHTSAVTVAILPEAEEVDVQISPEELRIDVFRSSGPGGQSVNTTDSAVRVTHLPTGLVVTCQDEKSQHKNKAKALKVLRARLLDLKVQEQQARIAQERKSQVGSGDRSERIRTYNFPQGRLTDHRIGLTLYRLSDIMEGDLDELLQALITHYRTEALKQA
- a CDS encoding histone deacetylase, which gives rise to MPRVGIFYHPSFSRKSYLTVGNRLRDFPEALEEVLKLPGVQLFQCPRASEELILKVHAPDMPRLVARDSLCATAYESVGGVVAAMEALARGELDRAFCFIGAGGHHAGYRHFWGACCFNDVVIALTRVREISPWRRFAIYDTDAHHGDGTRQLVTEDPEVLHVCFCGTDYVSPDGTKVDVNVYALAWQPGVDKAYVDAVRRELPRVAAFKPDLLVWYYGFDTHAEDYGALGLSEAAFLEIADLMCFTARELNLPLQVVLGGGSLPHLATATIPPIIRRLAAD
- a CDS encoding methionyl-tRNA formyltransferase; the encoded protein is MRIALIGQAAFGADVLKGLLAKGHEVMGVFCPPDKGGKPDPIKAAALEQNLPVFQPRRMKDPEAYDQMVSLQPDLAVLAFVTDIVPGRVLAVPKLGAICYHPSLLPKYRGASAINWAVINGETKTGLTIFWVDEGIDTGDILLQKEVEIGPQETTGELYFNKLYPMGVEAVIEAVELIAQGNAPRIPQDHSQATYDPPCDERVAGLDWNKPGRQVFNFIRGCDPQPGATTTFRGEKVKLYNARFLDDLEHQSPPGEILEVHPDLGVTVAVQGGAVRITRFRTQALGKVKAEEFIKALDPKPGERFGD